A genomic window from Streptomyces sp. HUAS YS2 includes:
- a CDS encoding SDR family NAD(P)-dependent oxidoreductase, protein MLLTAYDLTGRTAFVTGAASGIGRAAAALLAEAGATVHCADLDEVGLQKTAALVADRGGTAHAVPLDVTDAAAVDAAVRAAGPLHVMAAIAGIMHTSSVLETREEDLDRVLAVNFKGVFHAARSAAAAMIDSGVRGSVVTMASGAMDSASPGLLCYSVAKAAVVQLTKTLATEVGRHGIRVNAIAPGWIRTPMTDRHEPAAQEQAEAAMVRISPLGRVGEPEDIAHAVLHLASDASSFTTGQILRPNGGVAMPW, encoded by the coding sequence CTCCTCACCGCGTACGACCTCACCGGCCGCACCGCGTTCGTCACCGGCGCCGCGAGCGGGATCGGCCGGGCCGCCGCCGCCCTGCTGGCCGAGGCGGGCGCCACCGTCCACTGCGCGGACCTCGACGAGGTCGGCCTGCAGAAGACCGCCGCGCTGGTGGCCGACCGGGGCGGCACGGCCCACGCCGTCCCCCTGGACGTCACGGACGCGGCCGCCGTCGACGCCGCGGTCCGCGCGGCCGGCCCGCTGCACGTCATGGCCGCGATCGCGGGCATCATGCACACGAGCTCCGTCCTGGAGACCCGCGAGGAGGACCTCGACCGGGTCCTGGCGGTCAATTTCAAGGGCGTCTTCCACGCCGCCCGGTCGGCCGCCGCCGCCATGATCGACTCAGGCGTCCGGGGCTCGGTCGTCACCATGGCCTCGGGCGCCATGGACTCCGCGAGCCCCGGCCTGCTCTGCTACAGCGTCGCCAAGGCGGCGGTGGTCCAGCTGACCAAGACGCTGGCCACCGAGGTAGGCCGGCACGGCATCCGGGTCAACGCGATCGCCCCGGGCTGGATCCGCACCCCCATGACCGACCGTCACGAGCCGGCCGCGCAGGAACAGGCCGAGGCGGCCATGGTCCGGATCTCCCCCCTGGGCCGGGTCGGCGAACCCGAGGACATCGCGCACGCGGTCCTCCACCTCGCCTCCGACGCGTCCTCGTTCACGACGGGTCAGATCCTCCGCCCCAACGGCGGCGTCGCGATGCCGTGGTGA
- a CDS encoding helix-turn-helix domain-containing protein translates to MILLRRLLGDVLRRQRQRQGRTLREVSSSARVSLGYLSEVERGQKEASSELLSAICDALDVRMSELMREVSDELSLAELAESAASSEPVPAPVRPMLNSVSVTSVTGVPTERVTIKAPAEAVDVVAA, encoded by the coding sequence ATGATTCTGCTCCGTCGCCTGCTGGGTGACGTGCTGCGTCGGCAGCGCCAGCGCCAGGGCCGTACTCTGCGCGAAGTCTCCTCGTCCGCCCGAGTATCGCTCGGCTATCTCTCCGAGGTGGAGCGGGGGCAGAAGGAGGCTTCCTCCGAACTGCTCTCCGCGATCTGCGACGCGCTTGACGTACGGATGTCCGAGCTCATGCGGGAAGTGAGCGACGAGTTGTCGCTGGCCGAACTGGCCGAGTCTGCGGCGTCGAGCGAGCCGGTGCCCGCACCGGTCCGCCCCATGCTCAACTCCGTATCGGTGACGTCGGTGACAGGTGTGCCGACCGAGCGGGTGACCATCAAGGCGCCCGCGGAAGCGGTGGACGTCGTCGCCGCCTGA
- a CDS encoding CinA family protein, with protein MSEAARVLALLAERGGTLAVAESLTGGLVAAELTGVPGASKTFRGSVTAYATALKEQLLGVDGTLLAARGAVDPEVALQMAAGVRVRLGADWGIATTGVAGPDPQDGQPVGTVYVAVAGPAGAGKVASLRLNGDRAEIRRESVRSVLELLGGELSGNARAQDTEQNGGN; from the coding sequence ATGAGCGAGGCCGCCCGGGTCCTGGCACTGCTCGCGGAGCGTGGCGGCACGCTGGCGGTCGCCGAGTCCCTCACGGGCGGTCTGGTGGCCGCGGAGCTCACCGGGGTACCCGGGGCATCCAAGACGTTCCGCGGGTCCGTGACGGCGTACGCCACGGCCCTGAAGGAGCAATTGCTGGGGGTCGACGGGACGCTCCTGGCGGCCCGCGGGGCGGTCGACCCCGAGGTCGCGCTGCAGATGGCGGCGGGTGTACGGGTCCGGTTGGGCGCCGACTGGGGGATCGCGACCACGGGCGTCGCGGGTCCGGATCCGCAGGACGGACAGCCCGTCGGAACGGTCTACGTGGCCGTCGCCGGCCCGGCCGGGGCTGGGAAAGTGGCCTCGTTGCGGTTGAACGGCGACCGTGCGGAAATCCGTAGAGAGAGTGTACGGAGCGTGCTGGAACTGCTCGGTGGCGAACTCTCCGGAAATGCGCGGGCACAGGATACGGAACAGAACGGGGGGAATTGA
- the pgsA gene encoding CDP-diacylglycerol--glycerol-3-phosphate 3-phosphatidyltransferase — protein MTGVPASATGGTGRPAPRGKLGAAAVNEASLWNIANILTMIRLVLVPGFVVLLLQDGGHDPVWRAWAWAAFAVAMITDVFDGHLARTYNLVTDFGKIADPIADKAIMAAGLISLSALGDLPWWVTGVILFRELGITLMRFWVIRHGVIPASRGGKMKTLAQGTAVGMYVLVLTGPLATLRFWVMAVAVVLTVVTGLDYVRQAVVLRRRGLAEERAAAAAEAGPEA, from the coding sequence ATGACCGGAGTGCCGGCATCCGCGACGGGCGGGACCGGTAGGCCGGCGCCTCGCGGCAAGCTGGGCGCTGCGGCCGTCAACGAGGCCAGCCTGTGGAACATCGCCAACATCCTCACCATGATCCGGCTCGTCCTCGTGCCCGGGTTCGTGGTGCTGCTGCTCCAGGACGGCGGGCACGACCCGGTCTGGCGGGCCTGGGCGTGGGCGGCCTTCGCCGTCGCCATGATCACGGACGTGTTCGACGGGCACCTGGCCCGGACGTACAACCTGGTCACCGACTTCGGGAAGATCGCCGACCCGATCGCCGACAAGGCGATCATGGCCGCCGGTCTGATCAGCCTTTCGGCCCTGGGTGACCTGCCGTGGTGGGTGACCGGGGTGATCCTCTTCCGGGAGCTCGGGATCACGCTCATGCGGTTCTGGGTGATCCGGCACGGAGTGATCCCGGCCAGCCGCGGCGGCAAGATGAAGACGCTCGCGCAGGGCACCGCGGTCGGGATGTACGTCCTGGTGCTCACCGGGCCGCTCGCGACCCTGCGCTTCTGGGTGATGGCGGTCGCCGTCGTGCTGACGGTCGTCACCGGTCTGGATTATGTGCGACAGGCGGTGGTCCTGCGCCGCAGGGGACTGGCCGAGGAGCGCGCGGCCGCCGCCGCGGAGGCGGGGCCGGAGGCATGA
- the rimO gene encoding 30S ribosomal protein S12 methylthiotransferase RimO, with protein sequence MPERRTVALVTLGCARNEVDSEELAGRLAADGWQLVENAEDADVAVVNTCGFVEAAKKDSVDALLEANDLKDHGKTQAVVAVGCMAERYGKELADALPEADGVLGFDDYADISNRLQTILSGGSVEAHTPRDRRKLLPLSPVERQQAAADVALPGHGAAEAPAEAPADLPDGVAPASGPRAPLRRRLDTSPVASVKLASGCDRRCSFCAIPSFRGSFVSRRPSDVLGETRWLAEQGVKEIMLVSENNTSYGKDLGDIRLLETLLPELAAVDGIERVRVSYLQPAEMRPGLIDVLTSTEKVAPYFDLSFQHSAPDVLRAMRRFGDTDRFLELLETIRTKAPTAGARSNFIVGFPGETEADFAELERFITHARLDAIGVFGYSDEDGTEAATYEHKLDQDVVDERLAHLSRLAEELTAQRAEERLGETLEVLVEAEDEEDGWIGRAAHQAPETDGQVYLTMDSTEDLDLVPGRMVRAKVVGTEGVDLVAECLFEEAGR encoded by the coding sequence ATGCCCGAACGCCGTACCGTCGCCCTTGTCACTCTTGGCTGCGCCCGTAACGAGGTGGACTCGGAGGAGCTGGCAGGCCGCTTGGCAGCGGACGGCTGGCAGCTCGTCGAGAACGCCGAGGACGCGGACGTCGCCGTCGTCAACACCTGTGGATTCGTCGAGGCCGCCAAGAAGGACTCCGTCGACGCCCTCCTCGAAGCCAATGATCTGAAGGATCACGGCAAGACCCAGGCCGTGGTGGCCGTCGGCTGTATGGCCGAGCGGTACGGCAAGGAGCTCGCCGACGCCCTGCCCGAGGCGGACGGCGTGCTCGGCTTCGACGACTACGCCGACATCAGCAACCGGCTCCAGACCATCCTCAGCGGCGGCAGCGTCGAGGCGCACACCCCGCGTGACCGGCGCAAGCTGCTGCCGCTGTCCCCGGTGGAGCGCCAGCAGGCCGCCGCGGACGTGGCCCTGCCCGGGCACGGCGCGGCCGAGGCCCCCGCCGAGGCGCCGGCCGACCTTCCCGACGGCGTCGCCCCGGCCTCCGGCCCGCGCGCCCCGCTGCGCCGGCGGCTCGACACCAGCCCCGTCGCCTCCGTGAAGCTCGCCTCCGGCTGCGACCGCCGCTGCTCGTTCTGCGCCATCCCGTCCTTCCGCGGCTCCTTCGTCTCCCGGCGTCCCTCCGACGTCCTCGGTGAGACGCGCTGGCTCGCCGAGCAGGGCGTGAAGGAGATCATGCTGGTCTCCGAGAACAACACCTCGTACGGCAAGGACCTCGGCGACATCCGCCTCCTGGAGACGCTGCTGCCCGAGCTGGCGGCCGTGGACGGGATCGAGCGGGTCCGGGTCAGCTACCTGCAGCCCGCCGAGATGCGCCCGGGCTTGATCGACGTGCTGACCTCGACCGAGAAGGTCGCCCCGTACTTCGACCTGTCCTTCCAGCACAGCGCGCCCGACGTGCTGCGGGCGATGCGCCGCTTCGGCGACACCGACCGGTTCCTGGAGCTGCTCGAGACCATCCGCACCAAGGCCCCCACGGCCGGTGCCCGGTCCAACTTCATCGTCGGCTTCCCCGGCGAGACCGAGGCGGACTTCGCCGAGCTGGAACGCTTCATCACGCACGCCCGTCTCGACGCCATCGGCGTCTTCGGCTACTCCGACGAGGACGGCACCGAGGCCGCCACGTACGAGCACAAGCTCGACCAGGACGTCGTCGACGAGCGTCTGGCCCACCTGTCCCGGCTCGCCGAGGAGCTCACCGCGCAGCGCGCGGAGGAGCGGCTCGGAGAGACCCTGGAGGTACTGGTCGAGGCCGAGGACGAGGAGGACGGCTGGATCGGCCGGGCCGCGCACCAGGCGCCCGAGACCGACGGCCAGGTGTACCTCACGATGGACTCCACCGAGGATCTCGACCTGGTCCCCGGCCGTATGGTCAGGGCCAAGGTCGTCGGCACCGAGGGCGTCGACCTGGTGGCCGAGTGTCTCTTCGAGGAGGCGGGCAGATGA
- a CDS encoding helix-turn-helix domain-containing protein translates to MSIGNSPEDDRNSPADDRPSIGRVLQQARIAAGLTVEEVSSSTRVRVPIVHAIEEDDFSRCGGDVYARGHIRTLARAVGLDPAPLVDQYDAEHGGRPEPTPAAPLFEAERIRPEPRRPNWTAAMVAAIVAVVGFVGFTVFSENDTEGRGAVAEAPGPEKKPTSAKPAPSKPVDPKPVPSESAIAAVPADKVTVILVADDKSWMSAKAKDGRTLFEGFIEQGEKKTFQDDDRIDLVLGNAGPIELWVNGKKIDEKFEDGDVERLSYGKGDPAAG, encoded by the coding sequence GTGTCCATCGGCAACTCCCCCGAAGACGACCGGAACTCGCCGGCAGACGACCGGCCTTCCATCGGTCGCGTGCTCCAGCAGGCCCGCATCGCCGCCGGTCTGACCGTCGAGGAGGTCAGCTCCTCCACCCGGGTCCGCGTCCCGATCGTGCACGCGATCGAGGAGGACGACTTCTCCCGCTGCGGAGGGGACGTCTACGCGCGCGGCCATATCCGCACGCTCGCCCGCGCGGTCGGCCTCGACCCCGCCCCGCTGGTCGACCAGTACGACGCCGAGCACGGCGGCCGGCCCGAGCCGACCCCCGCCGCTCCGCTGTTCGAGGCGGAACGCATCCGTCCCGAGCCGCGCCGGCCCAACTGGACCGCCGCCATGGTCGCCGCCATCGTGGCCGTCGTCGGCTTCGTCGGCTTCACGGTGTTCAGCGAGAACGACACCGAGGGCCGCGGCGCCGTCGCCGAGGCGCCGGGCCCGGAGAAGAAGCCCACCAGTGCCAAGCCGGCGCCGAGCAAGCCCGTCGACCCCAAGCCCGTCCCGTCCGAGAGCGCCATCGCGGCGGTCCCGGCGGACAAGGTCACGGTGATCCTGGTCGCCGACGACAAGAGCTGGATGTCGGCCAAGGCCAAGGACGGCAGGACGCTCTTCGAGGGCTTCATCGAGCAGGGCGAGAAGAAGACCTTCCAGGACGACGATCGCATCGACCTGGTCCTCGGCAACGCCGGCCCGATCGAGCTCTGGGTGAACGGCAAGAAGATCGACGAGAAGTTCGAGGACGGCGACGTCGAGCGGCTCTCGTACGGCAAGGGAGACCCGGCGGCCGGCTGA
- a CDS encoding DNA translocase FtsK — MASRTSGKGSQGTAGTAKPRAGRTTGAAKKAAPAKPPAKKTAAKKAAPAKKAPARKTAAKKAAPKPAPSPTGGVYRLARGLWLGVAHGVGAMFRGIGRGAKGLDPAHRKDGMALLLLGLALIVAAGTWSNLRGPVGDLVEMLVTGAFGRLDLLVPLLLGAIAIRLILYPEKPDANGRIVIGLSALVIGVLGQVHIACGSPGRAHGADAIQDAGGLIGWAASQPLVFMMGEVLAVPLLVLLTVFGLLVVTATPVNAIPQRLRALGARLGLVEPAYTGDEEAAEAYDEDAWRDSEARRAPTARRRSAAPAEPYDADRAEEEALSNRKRPRRASVQPEFDRPMDAVDVAAAAAAALDGAVLNGMPPSPLVAGLTRDVTADRERAAAMAAEAAAEAAAADEAEAGRAGQAGRAVPPARGAERPAGVPDLTKPAPEPTDLPPRAEQLQLSGDITYSLPSLDLLERGGPGKTRSAANDAVVDALSNVFTEFKVDAAVTGFTRGPTVTRYEVELGPAVKVEKITALTKNIAYAVASPDVRIISPIPGKSAVGIEIPNSDREMVNLGDVLRLADAAGDEHPMLVALGKDVEGGYVMANLAKMPHVLVAGATGSGKSSCINCLITSVMIRATPEDVRMVLVDPKRVELTAYEGIPHLITPIITNPKRAAEALQWVVREMDLRYDDLAAFGFRHIDDFNEAIRNGKVKLPEGSERELQPYPYLLVIVDELADLMMVAPRDVEDAIVRITQLARAAGIHLVLATQRPSVDVVTGLIKANVPSRLAFATSSLADSRVILDQPGAEKLIGKGDGLFLPMGANKPTRMQGAFVTEHEVAAVVQHCKDQMAPVFRDDVTVGTKQKKEIDEDIGDDLDLLCQAAELVVSTQFGSTSMLQRKLRVGFAKAGRLMDLMESRNIVGPSEGSKARDVLVKPDELDGVLAVIRGESHS; from the coding sequence ATGGCCTCACGTACGTCCGGCAAAGGTTCCCAGGGCACGGCGGGCACCGCGAAGCCGCGCGCCGGCCGTACGACGGGCGCCGCGAAGAAGGCGGCGCCCGCCAAACCCCCCGCGAAGAAGACCGCGGCCAAGAAGGCCGCGCCCGCGAAGAAGGCACCCGCCCGCAAGACCGCGGCGAAGAAGGCGGCCCCCAAGCCCGCACCGTCCCCCACCGGGGGCGTGTACCGGCTCGCCCGCGGCCTCTGGCTCGGCGTCGCACACGGCGTCGGCGCGATGTTCCGGGGGATAGGGCGCGGCGCGAAGGGGCTCGACCCGGCGCACCGCAAGGACGGCATGGCGCTGCTCCTGCTCGGCCTCGCGCTGATCGTCGCGGCCGGTACCTGGTCCAACCTGCGCGGCCCGGTCGGCGACCTCGTCGAGATGCTGGTCACCGGCGCCTTCGGCCGGCTCGACCTGCTGGTGCCGCTGTTGCTCGGCGCGATCGCGATCCGGCTGATCCTCTACCCGGAGAAGCCGGACGCCAACGGCCGCATCGTCATCGGACTGTCCGCCCTGGTCATCGGCGTGCTCGGGCAGGTGCACATCGCCTGCGGCTCGCCCGGCCGCGCCCATGGCGCCGACGCCATACAGGACGCCGGCGGGCTGATCGGCTGGGCCGCGTCGCAACCCCTGGTCTTCATGATGGGCGAGGTCCTCGCCGTCCCCCTGCTTGTCCTGCTGACCGTCTTCGGTCTGCTGGTCGTCACCGCCACGCCCGTCAACGCCATCCCGCAGCGGCTGCGCGCCCTCGGCGCCCGGCTCGGCCTGGTCGAGCCCGCGTACACGGGCGACGAGGAGGCGGCGGAGGCGTACGACGAGGACGCCTGGCGCGACAGCGAGGCGCGGCGCGCCCCGACCGCCCGCCGCAGGTCCGCCGCGCCCGCCGAGCCGTACGACGCCGACCGCGCCGAGGAGGAGGCGCTCAGCAACCGCAAGCGGCCGCGCCGCGCCTCCGTGCAGCCCGAGTTCGACCGGCCCATGGACGCGGTGGACGTCGCCGCGGCCGCGGCCGCCGCGCTGGACGGGGCCGTGCTCAACGGCATGCCGCCGTCCCCGCTCGTCGCCGGCCTCACCCGGGACGTCACCGCCGACCGCGAGCGGGCCGCCGCCATGGCCGCAGAAGCCGCCGCCGAGGCCGCAGCGGCGGACGAGGCGGAGGCGGGGCGCGCCGGACAGGCCGGCCGCGCCGTACCGCCGGCCCGGGGCGCCGAGCGCCCCGCAGGGGTCCCCGACCTCACCAAGCCCGCCCCCGAGCCCACCGACCTGCCGCCGCGCGCCGAGCAGCTCCAGCTCTCCGGGGACATCACCTACTCGCTGCCGTCGCTGGACCTGCTGGAGCGCGGCGGACCCGGCAAGACCCGCAGCGCCGCCAACGACGCCGTCGTGGACGCGCTGTCCAACGTCTTCACGGAGTTCAAGGTCGACGCCGCCGTCACCGGCTTCACCCGCGGCCCGACGGTCACCCGGTACGAGGTCGAACTCGGCCCCGCCGTGAAGGTCGAGAAGATCACGGCGCTGACCAAGAACATCGCCTACGCCGTCGCGTCCCCGGACGTCCGGATCATCTCGCCGATCCCCGGCAAGTCCGCGGTCGGCATCGAGATCCCGAACAGCGACCGCGAGATGGTCAACCTCGGCGACGTGCTGCGCCTCGCGGACGCGGCCGGCGACGAGCACCCGATGCTGGTCGCGCTCGGCAAGGACGTCGAGGGCGGCTACGTGATGGCCAACCTGGCGAAGATGCCGCACGTCCTGGTGGCGGGCGCCACCGGCTCCGGCAAGTCCTCGTGCATCAACTGCCTGATCACCTCGGTGATGATAAGAGCGACCCCCGAGGACGTCCGGATGGTGCTGGTCGACCCCAAGCGGGTCGAGCTCACCGCGTACGAGGGCATCCCGCACCTGATCACCCCGATCATCACCAACCCCAAGCGGGCCGCCGAGGCCCTGCAGTGGGTGGTGCGCGAGATGGACCTGCGCTACGACGATCTCGCGGCCTTCGGCTTCCGGCACATCGACGACTTCAACGAGGCCATCCGCAACGGCAAGGTCAAGCTGCCCGAGGGCAGCGAGCGCGAGCTCCAGCCGTACCCGTACCTGCTGGTCATCGTCGACGAGCTGGCCGACCTGATGATGGTCGCCCCGCGCGACGTCGAGGACGCCATCGTCCGCATCACCCAGCTCGCCCGCGCCGCCGGCATCCACCTGGTGCTGGCCACCCAGCGGCCCTCCGTCGACGTCGTCACCGGCCTGATCAAGGCGAACGTGCCCTCCCGGCTCGCCTTCGCCACGTCCTCGCTCGCCGACAGCCGGGTCATCCTCGACCAGCCCGGCGCGGAGAAGCTGATCGGCAAGGGCGACGGCCTGTTCCTGCCGATGGGCGCGAACAAGCCGACCCGCATGCAGGGCGCTTTCGTCACCGAGCACGAGGTGGCCGCGGTCGTCCAGCACTGCAAGGACCAGATGGCGCCGGTCTTCCGGGACGACGTCACCGTCGGCACCAAGCAGAAGAAGGAGATCGACGAGGACATCGGCGACGACCTCGACCTGCTCTGCCAGGCCGCCGAGCTGGTCGTCTCCACCCAGTTCGGCTCGACGTCGATGCTCCAGCGCAAGCTGCGCGTCGGCTTCGCGAAGGCCGGCCGGCTGATGGATCTGATGGAGTCCCGCAACATCGTGGGACCGAGCGAGGGGTCCAAGGCGAGGGATGTTCTGGTGAAACCGGACGAGCTGGACGGAGTGCTCGCCGTGATCCGCGGGGAGTCTCACTCGTAG
- a CDS encoding response regulator codes for MVQKAKILLVDDRPENLLALEAILSALDQTLVRASSGEEALKALLTDDFAVILLDVQMPGMDGFETAAHIKRRERTRDIPIIFLTAINHGPHHTFRGYAAGAVDYISKPFDPWVLRAKVSVFVELYMKNCQLREQAALLRLQLEGSGPGGHAKESAGLLAELSARLAAVEEQAEALSKQLDDDSADAAAVATAAHLERKLTGLRRALDALEPGTGGAPSLPAQT; via the coding sequence ATGGTGCAGAAGGCCAAGATCCTCCTGGTCGATGACCGGCCGGAGAATCTGCTGGCGCTGGAGGCCATCCTCTCCGCGCTCGATCAGACACTGGTGCGGGCATCGTCCGGGGAGGAAGCGCTCAAGGCGCTGCTGACCGACGACTTCGCGGTCATCCTGCTGGATGTCCAGATGCCCGGCATGGACGGATTCGAGACCGCCGCGCACATCAAGCGCCGCGAGCGGACGCGGGACATCCCGATCATCTTCCTCACGGCCATCAACCACGGCCCGCACCACACCTTCCGCGGCTACGCGGCCGGCGCGGTCGACTACATCTCCAAGCCGTTCGACCCGTGGGTGCTGCGCGCCAAGGTCTCGGTCTTCGTCGAGCTGTACATGAAGAACTGCCAGCTGCGCGAGCAGGCCGCGCTGCTGCGGCTCCAGTTGGAGGGCAGTGGCCCCGGCGGCCACGCCAAGGAGTCGGCCGGACTGCTCGCCGAGCTCTCCGCCCGCCTCGCCGCCGTGGAGGAGCAGGCCGAGGCGCTGTCCAAGCAGCTCGACGACGACTCGGCGGACGCCGCGGCCGTCGCCACCGCGGCCCATCTGGAGCGCAAGCTCACAGGGTTGCGCAGGGCGCTCGACGCGCTGGAGCCGGGCACGGGCGGCGCGCCCAGCCTCCCCGCCCAGACCTGA